TGATCGAAGCACCCATTGGAAACCTTGGTAATGAGCACTTAAAATATGTAATATTAGTTGGGTTAAGATTAAATAGTCCATGTAAGTTGGTTCCTAAGTTAATTATGGCACAATAAGGTTTAAACATGATCAATAACCTTAGCTTGTTTAACCAGCAACTAGGTTTAATACAAAgtgcttttttatttaaaaaaaaacagttattCTCCAAAATCAGCTTCTGGCTGCAAGTTTACAATAGATACTAGGCAAGGTATTTGAAAAGAGTCTGTGACAATTTGCCAAGGCAAGTTGAGGGAATTTGCCATGGACAACTCATCATGGACAACTCACCATGGACAACTTGGTGCAATCAACTCTCTGTGAGACAAGAGTTGCACTAATAGCAAAGAAATTGTGGAACAGAGTAATTAAAGAAAGGCTGAAAAAGGACAGACAGaataaaatgtgaatggcaaaaattaaaatatttttatttattttaaatagttaaattaaattattaaattgccCTATAGCAAGTTATCCTGTGATGAGTTGGCTGTGGCTAGTTGGTCATAGGCAAGTTGGTctggtgagttggctgtgatgAGATGCCCCATTCTAATTTGAATAGATGCTTCACAAAGCACATGTGGGTGCATCTGAagtcccaccccactcctgtTTCTCAAAACACTGAAGAAACTATTGCTCATCTTCCAGGAGGCTCAAGTTGGAAGTGGCTGCTTTATCAATCATCCTTCTATGTAGGGGTACTTTTCTAGCTGGCCTTCAGTTGTCGTGCATGTATATACATGTGCAAAGTCTGGGGACATATTTCAAGTCTAGAAAATCTGTGCCAAAACTTTGGAAGGATCTCTTCAAGGACTTTTGCTTCATTCAGTCCATCAAGAGGTTTTACATACCAGTAGTACAGCCACAGATTTTCTTGGCATCCTCACTCCCTTTGGTAATTCTCATCTGATAACCAAGTACTGATTAGTTTTGATGTCATTATCATGGAACACACAGTGATTGATGCTTTGTTTCAGCAGTGATGTCACTGTTTTGTAGATCAGACCAAAGTAAGGCCTCTAATTGCTTAAGAAGGTATTGAAGAGCTAGTAGTGATAAATGTCTTTTCTAAATTAAATCTGCATGCCATACTCCCCACTGACTAAAGTAGAACTTCTCATTTTATAAGATCAGGCTATTTAAACAATGTAACTATTGCTTCCAAGCTATGGAACATAAGGTAATGAGAGCATTACAGTTATTTAGGCATTTTAAAGCCATTGATGAAAGTGACACATAATTCTATATGTGATACATATTCACATACACATAAAAAAGCCACTGAAAAAAACAAAGACTTCTGTTAATTGTGTACTTGTCAATTTTGCAACATAATTGTATGTAGACatgctgtattttatttttcaaggaTATAATAGTATTGTTGAAAAAAATAGGAGAACATTACAGTATGTTCATTACCATCCTTAGAATTACAGAAGGAAATAGATTATTGtgtcttaatttatttttgtaaatCTCCCGAAGAGTCCTATTATTATGAACAACTTTGTATAATTATTCAGATCTTTTcaatattgcttctacttaaaagtAGGAAACTGCTTAATATTTCCTGGGtgcccctctttttttaaaacatcttTTAGAAGTGAACTAAACATGTACATGCCATTTACTCTGTCAAGGTCAAGGTCTAAAAGCTGAAGTTGCAAAGTTATTTAATATAGAAATGAAGGCTGATATTTTCAGCTTCTTAGTCTGACAATACAGTATAATAATGTTTTAGAATGATGTATAGAATTGTAtcttgtgatttatttatttccagtCTTATTTATGTACAGTACAGTTTAATATAGTTCAGTTCTGAACATTTAAATTTGCGGGTTAAAGAAAGCTACTGTCCAAATTATTTTAAGGACATATACAAATATACCACAATATTTagagaaaaataagaataataatatattggcAAGATAAATTTTGTTGGCTGTTTATAAAAAGGATCTTCCATCCATGCTTTCTTTCACATGCTAAAATTGCAGCAACCTCAACTAATACTTAAGAAAACATTTTGAAGTCCTGGAAGTCTTAGCCAATTTTTTGTAACAATTTTGAAAATCTTGATTATGGACAAATACCAGTCAAGTTTCATACTATACTAATATCATTTTTATCATAAAAGTTACCTATCAGAAAATAGAACAAATGTAATCATATCTTGATTATCATTACTTCAGTACAATCCTGCACATCACATTACAAGTATTACAAGTAGTATACAATATTGTTTAGCCAAATGAACAAAGtgttagaaaatattttattggatGACACTAAACTTCAATTTTTATAGTtatgttaaatattaaatattaaatgatCAGAACTGAACTCAATATTTAATCAGGTTGTATCACAAATGTCTTCTATCCTAATATTGTCTGTATATGTACACATCACTTAGATTAACCTTTGTCTCTGCACTTTTCAATTGTTTCAATGATTTGGAAAAATACAGTTTTTTTAACAGTAACTTTTGCATGCTTCTTTTCTTTACCAATACCAGTTAAATCAAGTTTATGTGATTTGTGCAAATATTCATATAAAACATTCACCAATAAGACCATATTATAATGGTGGGCCATTAATCAGGATTATGGTGATTTCTTGAGTAACAATGATTATGTAAGCTGTACTTATGTAAGTGAGTTCCTACACAAACCACAATCCATGACAGTACATGATTTTTTTCCCTGATAACATTTTACACACTAAGATATAATATAAAACTGACTGGATCTGAAACTCATAAATGCAGCAAGTCCGTGctctattttcattttattttactaaATGCAGTTTTTCATGGAAACTGAGGTCCATCTCTATTTTCAGAATGGGAAATAGACTTTGTAATACAGAGAAGCCATttttataaatacattttatgaCATTGGAAATCTGGATACTTCCAATATTAACAGATATGTATATGATAGATAAGGTAATAATATCTTAAATTTGTTTATATAATACATTGAAACATGTCTATTTAACTAATAATACAAATCAAACTACATAAGTGTAAATTATGCTAAAAAGAAATAGATGTAATTTTCattctaaatttaattttaatatactTGGCAGATTatgttttttagtttaaaattattTAGCTAATGTCAAAAAGTCTGACTCTTCTGTGgtctaacaaaaaaaaatatgatcAGTTCTGTGCATAGAAGTAGAACTCCACCAGTAACCAATGAACAGTGTGTTCTCACATTCCCATCTGGCAGCTACCTTTTGAATAGCCTCCTATCAAATTTCAACAACAGCGGGCATACTTCAGAGCAACAGAGCACATCAATGCTTATACAACTAGCACTTTTTGTAGCTTTTACTCTTGGTGTTCTGTCATCAGACAACTGTCCATTTGTGAAATGTTTTAACATTCTGTAAACCTTGACTTCTTTAGGCAAAgctaaaagaattttttttttacattatatcctttctttcctttttgcacTACCTATGTAGCTTTCCAGAGCATCCTtcttcattttattaaaaaataagtctattaTAGCCTTATAAGCTACTTAATAGGTTTAACAACATTTTCTTATAAAAAACCATTAACTTTTCCGTTAAGCAATGTAATAAGAAATATGCAAGTTTTAGCATTTGTGAATGTACTGATAGAGTTTGAGTTGAGGATCAGCGAAGAAATGTTGTGTTATTACTATCGGTAAATAGGTACTGTAAATGTTCTCATATTTAGATTATTTGTTCTTtccaataatatttaaatatagaAAAATGGTAACGTGATTTCAAAAGTATTAGACTCATAAGATCCATTTTACACTGAAAATACAGTTCAAATATTAACATTTTACTTCTTTTTAGGAAATAATAATCAATCCTTACTTGGATAGATTTAACTACATAATTGAATTCATATTCATTCAGAAGCAAATCCACAGAGTTCAATAATGTTTTCCTCCAGATAAGTACAAATATAATTAACCTAACACTCTTAAGTTTGCAAATTCAATTATGTAACTTGGAGCTGCTTAATAAAAGACATTATGCATTATAAATGGATGGCACAGAAGCAATCCAGTTTTTAAAAGatgtaaacaaaaaaataatgctGTCATCACACAGTAAAATTAATACAGTCTTTCTCAGACTTTAGAAAGTATATTGGGAACATATATACTTACACTCAAATATCAACACATAACACAACAGAACCAATTCTTTACAATACCAGTATTTGACatctaattaaaatattttgttagcTACTTCCTTATATCTTAAAAATATGTAGTGGCAATAGCATGCAAATAAGGAGAGGAAATCTTGGTGTTTTCCATGCTTTAAGATGAATCCTAGTCTGTAGGTACAACTGGAATCTATTAACCAGTATTGCTGAATTGAAGATTTATTTAAAGATTTTGCTGCATATTTGAATTTGTAGCAGAAAGTTTAAATGAGAATAGTATTTAAATTTTAAGACAGTAGAGAAACAGAAACAATGATTTCTGAAAATCAAATACAGGGTATGATTGTGTAATATGATTATTCATATTTGTATGACTTATTTGAGCTTTGGATATTTTGTTTTAACAGTACATTTTAAGTTGAAGTAGGCAAAAATATATGATGATGTTTTCAATAGTCATTTTAATCTACTCTTGTTATGAAGCCCGCATTTTCAGCCTTGTAATAAGAAGGATAACAGTACTCTGGAAATAAAAAGTCCAGGAAAAATATTAGAAACTCAAGTGTAATTAATTGAGTGAGGAACAAAGCGTCCTTTAATCTTAATTGGAATAAGTTCTGCACACTGTGTTTAAGTGCATGAAAGGAAAAATAGGCTCTCCTGTCTCTCAGACTCTTAGACTTTGGGGTCTGTTGTTACTTTCCAAGTGTTGACAAGCATCTAGCACACCTGCCACTGTATAATGGACCGAAGACGATTGAGTAACAACAGAACAGACGCTGCAATTTAGCAGTGAGCCTCCAAAAATGAGACAAAATCCAGCAAACCAgcctataaaaagtgcttccccAAAGTCCCACCTCGGAACGATGTCTGGAATAGTTTCATCCCAAAATTCCTGCACAGTGGTATGAGCCACCCAAGACACTGGGACTAAGGCTGCAGCTCCTGATATCCAGCAGAATATTCCTCCCAGCAACAATAACCTCTTCTTTAGATCCTGTTGCTGTTCTCCAATCTTTaaacaatccaatccaaaacTTGAGAGTAAGAGACCAGAAAGTCCTAATCCATTGGATATGAACATCAGAATCCTAGAAATTTGGAGCTCAGGAGGTAAAGCTAAAAAAGAATCAAATTCTTTGCACTGCATTCCCCCTTCTTCATGGACCACACAAGCTTGCCAGAGTCCCATTGTCCAGATCTCCAATTCATTCAATTCTAAATTGAGATTTTTCCACTGAGGTAAATAAGTAGTGAGGCAGGATAAGACCCATCCTAACAGGCAAAATAAAATCCCTGCTAACTGCATTATGGTTCGGTTCACTAAAGCCATTGTAAAGGATGCAATCGACTGTCTGGAAAATCTTTTGGCCAGGTTTTTTGGAACTTTGACTTTATATAGTGGCTGCAGCTCCAATGATGGTTGCTCTTTGCTCTCCTCAATATAAGCTTCAATTATTAACCCTTTGAGAACTCTGAAACATGTTTTTGTTCTTCCTGAATATAAGGTTTCTTGCAAAGGACGAAGGACTCTGCTTAACCATGAGTTGGGTTTTGTGATAAGGATTTGATATGTTACCTTTCAATTTGCTTGGTAAAATTATATCCCAATGCCTGATGATTGCAAGTCTGAGGATGAACAAAGAAAGCTCTATGACCCCTCacctaaaaaaaaacaacagaaatcTTTGTGCTTCAATACGGATTAATTAGATTTTAAGTGGTGATAAAAAAACAGGTCTGTCTGCAACAGGACTTCATTGTAATAGCTAAATTTGAGATTTCAGGGCTTCAAATTAAGGCCTTGTAAAGAAAGGCATCCTGTTTTTCTATCTTCTGTACTTCCTTAGTTAAATGTATACATTAAGACTTATCTTTCATTCTCATCATTTTTCTGCAAAGAAAGCTTTGAGATATATTGATTTTCTGTCCTGTCTGAAGTTACTTTTAAATGGGCTTTCTTTACAGCTGAGTTTTTCAAGAACAAAaggtttggtgtagtggttaagatgtCGACCTAGAAAGCAGTAAACTATACGTttcagtcccaccttaggcatgaaaatccAGGAggctgactttgagccaatctaaCTCATATCACAGGTTACTGTTGTGGGGAAGATAGAAAGGAGTATTGGTATGTTTGCTGTTTTGAATTGTATGTGAAATAATATGCAAGATAAAAATCTTTTTCAAAAATAGAAGTTTGAGCTAAAACCTGATGTCCTGAAGTACTCAAGAATCTATAATTGACAAAGATTATTGATTAACAGGTTTTTAATATAAATCTTGGAAATTGAGATAGCATTTGTGACTCTTTGGTAACCCATTTCCTTTACAGGTATAACTGAGGTCTCATTTGTTTATATTACTTTCACAAAAACACCTTAAACCTTTTCTACTAGGAGAATAAAGGATGAGTTTGCAAATAAGGACATGCATGTTCAACTTACTTTCTTATTTTAGTAGTGTGCTTATACTTGCTGCTAACACATAGGAAAAGCAGCCTCTTCACCATCAAGAATGTTAATTCAATACAGAGAATGTACTTTGGATTAAGAATTGTGTCATTGCTTTATTTTGTTCTGCAATGGCCAAAAATGGCTTAAATAGCTTTaaattcttcattaaaaaaaacaaacaccctttacatttaaaataagagAGGAAGAAtttaggtggcatacaaatccaaataaataaataaaatttcacaatttccactatttatttatttatctatctatctatcgatcaattgatttgatttgatttgatttgtatgctgcccctctccgtagactcagggcggctaacaacaataataagacaatataaacaaatctaacatttaagtttaagttaaatttaaaaaccctaatttaagaaaccaatcatacatacagacataccaaccatacattttataagcctagggggaagggaatatctcaattcccccatgcctgatgacagaggtgagttttaaggagcttatgaaaggcaaggaggatgggggcaactctgatctctggggggagttggttccagagggttggggccaccacagagaaggctcttcccctgggtcccaccagacagcattgtttagtcgacgggacccggaataggccaactctgtggaacctaactggtcgctgggattcatgcggcagaaggcagttccggagatattctggtccgatgccatgaagggctttataggtcataaccaacactttgaattgtgaccgcaaaccgatgagcaaccaatgcagactgcagagtgttggtgtgacatgggcatatttaggaaagcccatgatagctctcacagctgcattctgcatgatctgaagtttctgaacacttttcaaaggtagccccatgtaaagagcgttacagtagtcgagcctcaaggtgatgagggcatgagtgactgtgagcagtgactcccggtccaaatagggccgcaactggtgcaccaggcaaatctgggcaaacgccccccctcgccacagctgaaagatgtttccctaatgtgagctgtggatcgaggaggacgcccaagttgcggaccctctctgagggggttagtgatcccccccccccagggtaatggacgtacagatgggattgtccttgggaggcaaaacccacagccactccgtcttatcagggttgagtttgagtctgttgacacccatccagaccccaacagcctccaggcaccggcacatcacttccactgcttcactgactggacaaggggcggagatgtaaagctgggtatcatctgcatactgatgatacctcaccccatgcccttggatgatctcacccagcggtttcatgtaaatattaaatagtaggggggagaggactgacccctgaggtaccccacaaggaagCAGCCTAgaggccgacctctgacccccactaacactgactgcgaccgactgaaGATTATTTCTTCTTAATACTGGCAGTGATAGTATATTTTGCCCTGTTTTGTGCCCAATCTATCTTGCAGGGTTGTGGTAGATCTCACAGAAACAgtactgggttttttttgtagagttcatagaaacatagaagactgacggcagaaaaagacctcatggtccatttagtccgcccttgtactattttctgtattttatcttaggatggatatatgtttatcccaggcatgtttaaattcagttactatggatttaccaaccatgtctgctggatgttttttccaagcatttactactctcagtaaaataatattttctcacgttgcttctgatctttcccccaactaacctcagattgtagccccttgttcttgtgttcactttcctaataaaaacacttctctgctaaaccttatttaaccttttaacatatttaactgttttgatcctgtcccccctttcccttctgtcctccagactatacagattgagttcattaagtctttcctgataagttttatgcttaagaccttccaccatttttgcagcctgtctttggactcgttcaatttaaTCGATCTCtatttctaggtgaggtctccagaactgaacacagtattccaaatgtagtatcaccagcactctatacagtaggatcacaatctccctcttcctgcttgttatacctctagctatgcagccaagcattctactcgcttatcctaccgcctgaccgcactgttcacccattttgagactgtcagaaatagtATTACCCTGTTACTGTGCGTAGGATTACAACTAGGTTTCAGTATAATGAAGTTTTAGAATTGAATTTTCTTTAAGGAAATTGAAGCCTTGTAAGGTAGAGATCCTGTTTGATCAAAATGAAACACATCCTCATCACTTCCAGGATAGATTACTGCAATCTACTCAGGGGTGGGTTTTGACTTACCTctctgccggttcacttcctgaCGCGCCATGCACACGagggcacatgcacagtgccaaaaacccagaagcaaaaaacaagatgggggGCGCCTATAGCGCTACCAGGAGAGCCGGTTTGGGGGTGTGGTAgccctgggtcactgccagtttggtgagcaaggggaaattcccactactggttctctagaactggtccgaactggcaggAACCTATCTCTGAATCTACTTTATCTGGTGCTGTCTTTGAAAACTATTTGTAAACTGCAATTGGAGCAAAATATTATGGCCGGCATTTCTAGAGAATAAGAGCTACAACAGCTTTAAAATACCAGTAGGCTTTGGAGTGCAACTTATAATGCTGGCTCTAGCTATAAGGCCCTTTACAGCATGACTATCAAACGCAGTCCAGTTTGTCTCCTGCAAATAGACATCTTATGCTATCATCTTGTAGAGAGATGTTAAACTCAATGCTTTTGCACTGCAGTGCTGGAAGTGCCTCTTTTCTGAGATCTGGTTAGTGCCCATGCTGATGTCCTTTGGAAAGGATGTAAAGACAGTGTAATTCAAGAATTATTTGTTATGGTCACCGATCAGCCCCTGCAGAGATATAGATTATTCTTAACTGATGCAATTGTTTTAAcagttttattttgttcttttttttataacCTAATATGTGAACTACTGGGAACCacacagaaatataaaaatattgtaagtaagtaaataaataaatctatctaacAGGAGGCAAAGCAAATAAAAAACCCTCCACCAATAATGCTGTATGCTGTGTTGTGAACTTCTGAAATTCTGTATAAAATCCTGTAGTTTGTAGTAAGGAACTAAAGTCTCAAAAAAAATTGATGGACATATGAAATGCAGCTAAAATTACACCTCTAATAATATTAGAAATATTGGTTGTGCTTGCATTAATTTTGGcacacatttatttgtttttgtccttATATCTAGACTAGCCATTAGACATTATTATTCTAAAAAAGATTCCATTGTATATAATATGACACAATTCTCTTTAAGGTGACTACTAGCCTAAGAATAATTTGTGTTGTGATTGATCTCTTGGAAATTCTATACACTTCTATAATGAGAGTTGACTgcacattgttgtggttagcatGGAAGTCACATGAAAGTCTTCTTCAAGTTGAGTTCAACTTCTTACAAATTAACAGGTATGTGAAGTGTTTTCTTCTTTGCTTCCATTCCTCATCTCTCTCCAATTTGTTGTTATTCTTTCTAGAATATTTAGAACGTATCAGGTCTCATTTTTAGATTCTCCACTCTAAATTACATGTTTTGAAACCATTTAGTATGTCTGCAGCAGTGGCAACCTGgagtaaaagaaaaaagacaagatgATAGATGAAACTGCACAAACCAAGCCCCattcttcttttatgtgtttctgcaCATTACCCTGGTCCCGAGAATTGCATGCCTAGCACCTGTTCCTCCCATCATCCTCTCATTACCTGTACCTGCATAAAAACTGGCATGTATTGAAGCTGATACCTAGTGTTAAATTTGTAATCAAAAGGTGGAGCCCAGAAAATAGCTTGTGGCTGTTGTGTGCTCCCAAATAACCATGAGATCTTTCCTTGAGAATAAAACTGCTTTGTGTCTGTTTCCTTATCTTTCTCCTTGCTCTAaatttaaagcttctattctacaTGGCTTCTTATCACTGCCAACACTTGGGTCCTCATGGAGCTCCTCCAAAACGTCAATGttatttctttaatatttccacagtttttaaaaaatgttaatttgCCTGCTTTTCCCCCCCTGACATTGTCAGTATTATCCAGTTCACAAGTTCATATTCTAAAGAATATTCAACTCTGCTTTGTTCTCTAAGGTATCAGTTATGAAATCTGTTATACAATGATTGCTCTGAGTAATCACAAGTTAATTTTCTCTAGCTGAAATAGTTATATATTCATTTTTCAGAAATGCAATGGACAATGGACAatatgccttctgccgcacgaatcccagcgaccagttaggtaccacagagttggccttctccggctcccgtcgactaaacaatgtcgtctggcgggacccaggagaagagccttctctttggcagccctgaccctctggaaccagctccccctggagattagggttgcccccatcctccttgcctttcgtaaacttcttaaaactcacctctgccgtcaggcatgggagaattgagacatcttccccaggcctatataatttatgtacggtatgtttgtgtgtatgtttcgtttttaaataaggggttttagatattttttaaatatattagatttgtcattgtacattgtttttattattgctgtgagccgccccgagtc
This DNA window, taken from Erythrolamprus reginae isolate rEryReg1 chromosome 7, rEryReg1.hap1, whole genome shotgun sequence, encodes the following:
- the LOC139169931 gene encoding claudin-22-like, coding for MALVNRTIMQLAGILFCLLGWVLSCLTTYLPQWKNLNLELNELEIWTMGLWQACVVHEEGGMQCKEFDSFLALPPELQISRILMFISNGLGLSGLLLSSFGLDCLKIGEQQQDLKKRLLLLGGIFCWISGAAALVPVSWVAHTTVQEFWDETIPDIVPRWDFGEALFIGWFAGFCLIFGGSLLNCSVCSVVTQSSSVHYTVAGVLDACQHLESNNRPQSLRV